A genomic stretch from Polyangium spumosum includes:
- a CDS encoding IPT/TIG domain-containing protein, whose translation MQLRSLSVAGVLAALAVGAAGCSDDPTTNTTTSSSSSTGGGGGQGGTGGTGGVGGMGGDGGMAGAGGMGGDGGMGGAGGMGGAGGMGGAGGMGGAGGMGGAGGSGGGLPPAEICGNTMDDDGDGDIDCADADCAAACAEVCSGGVDEDLDGDVDCADSDCAMSPACGNLVINEIDYDNFSADTAEFIEIYNAGGDVMLDGTTIYIINGTPAGGAPPAVVTSYPLTGMLGAGKYLVLAAPGMAGIDPGATVVPLANASDNLQNGAPDGVALFYKPAAMLLDGVSYENATPAGSIGAVMIEGQTVSLVAGTPITEIDNQLASSPTRSLVRMPNGQKTADDDADWTATTVLTPGAPNAVTAEVCNDGVLDEDADNLIDCADPDCSMEPQCVESCANMMDDDGDMMIDCADPDCAADPACKVPELCDNGVDDDGDMTVDCADMDCFGQACGANGLVCEAMTMMCVCPGNAAVELSCADLVDDDCDGLVDCADMDCAGNMACLAHKVTAVDYAVIAHGGKLVVTGNGFTGATSVKIGGVEQTFTVDTNTQITITDVPDATPVALQDLVVTTPSGDTAPFQVTVIHLIINEFDSDQASTDTAEFVEITTGVPNVSLAGYTLVLYNGNGDVSYLPVTELNGTTDANGMLLVGSPMMTPEPTVKFANNSVMQNGQDAVAIYQALPASFPAATPVTANGLIDVLVYSTGQSPDAGLLDVLIGPAGTPGRTQVSEGSGGVQETQSIQRCGDGRKNGDKFAVGQPTPGAANNVMACP comes from the coding sequence ATGCAGCTTCGTTCTCTTTCTGTGGCGGGCGTCCTCGCGGCGCTCGCCGTGGGCGCCGCCGGTTGTAGCGACGATCCGACGACGAACACCACGACGAGCTCGTCGTCGAGCACGGGCGGCGGAGGCGGCCAGGGCGGCACAGGTGGCACAGGCGGCGTCGGCGGAATGGGCGGCGACGGCGGAATGGCCGGCGCCGGCGGTATGGGCGGCGACGGCGGTATGGGCGGCGCCGGGGGAATGGGCGGCGCCGGGGGAATGGGCGGCGCAGGCGGGATGGGCGGCGCCGGAGGGATGGGCGGCGCTGGTGGATCCGGCGGAGGCCTGCCTCCGGCCGAGATCTGCGGCAACACGATGGACGACGACGGCGACGGCGACATCGACTGCGCCGACGCCGACTGCGCGGCGGCGTGCGCCGAGGTCTGCTCGGGCGGCGTGGACGAGGACCTGGACGGCGACGTCGACTGCGCCGACAGCGACTGCGCGATGTCGCCCGCGTGTGGCAACCTCGTCATCAACGAGATCGATTACGACAACTTCAGCGCCGACACGGCCGAGTTCATCGAGATCTACAATGCCGGCGGCGACGTGATGCTCGACGGCACCACGATCTACATCATCAACGGCACGCCGGCCGGCGGAGCGCCGCCCGCGGTCGTCACCTCGTATCCGCTCACGGGGATGCTCGGGGCCGGCAAGTACCTCGTGCTCGCGGCGCCCGGGATGGCCGGCATCGATCCGGGCGCGACGGTCGTGCCGCTCGCCAATGCCTCGGACAACCTCCAGAACGGCGCGCCGGACGGCGTCGCGCTCTTCTACAAGCCCGCCGCGATGCTGCTCGACGGGGTCTCGTACGAAAACGCGACGCCCGCGGGCTCGATCGGGGCGGTGATGATCGAGGGACAAACCGTCTCGCTCGTCGCGGGCACGCCGATCACCGAGATCGACAACCAGCTCGCCTCCTCGCCCACGCGCTCGCTCGTCCGCATGCCGAACGGGCAAAAGACGGCCGACGACGACGCCGACTGGACGGCGACGACGGTGCTCACGCCCGGCGCGCCGAACGCCGTGACGGCCGAGGTCTGCAACGACGGCGTGCTCGACGAGGACGCCGACAACCTCATCGACTGCGCCGACCCGGATTGCTCGATGGAGCCGCAGTGCGTCGAGTCCTGCGCGAACATGATGGACGACGACGGCGACATGATGATCGACTGCGCCGATCCCGACTGCGCCGCCGACCCCGCCTGCAAGGTCCCCGAGCTCTGCGACAACGGGGTCGACGACGACGGCGACATGACCGTCGATTGCGCCGACATGGATTGCTTCGGCCAGGCCTGCGGCGCGAACGGCCTCGTCTGCGAGGCCATGACCATGATGTGCGTCTGTCCGGGCAACGCGGCCGTCGAGCTCTCCTGCGCCGACCTCGTCGACGACGATTGCGACGGCCTCGTCGACTGCGCCGACATGGATTGCGCGGGCAACATGGCCTGCCTCGCCCACAAGGTCACGGCGGTCGATTACGCGGTCATCGCGCACGGCGGCAAGCTCGTCGTCACGGGCAATGGCTTCACGGGCGCGACCTCGGTCAAGATCGGCGGCGTCGAGCAGACGTTCACGGTCGACACGAACACGCAGATCACGATCACGGACGTGCCCGACGCGACGCCGGTCGCGTTGCAGGACCTCGTCGTCACCACGCCGAGCGGCGACACGGCGCCGTTCCAGGTGACCGTGATCCACCTGATCATCAACGAGTTCGACTCGGACCAGGCGAGCACGGACACCGCCGAGTTCGTCGAGATCACGACCGGCGTGCCGAACGTGAGCCTCGCGGGCTACACGCTCGTGCTCTACAATGGCAACGGCGACGTCTCGTACCTGCCCGTGACGGAGCTCAACGGCACGACGGACGCGAATGGCATGCTCCTCGTCGGCAGCCCGATGATGACGCCCGAGCCGACGGTCAAATTCGCGAACAACAGCGTCATGCAAAATGGCCAGGACGCGGTCGCGATTTACCAGGCCCTCCCGGCGTCCTTCCCCGCCGCCACGCCCGTCACGGCGAACGGCCTCATCGATGTGCTCGTGTATTCCACGGGCCAGTCGCCCGACGCCGGCCTGCTCGACGTCCTCATCGGGCCCGCGGGCACGCCGGGCCGCACGCAGGTGAGCGAGGGCTCGGGCGGCGTGCAGGAGACACAATCGATCCAGCGCTGCGGCGACGGCCGCAAGAACGGCGACAAGTTCGCGGTCGGGCAACCCACGCCCGGCGCCGCGAACAACGTCATGGCCTGCCCGTGA
- a CDS encoding nuclear transport factor 2 family protein has product MPHRWSPRQSLLLCLLAAGCAAAPPPASAPCPEPPPALGHSLPTEAELSAEHERLVKAYRTNDVPALERSLAPDHVHNNVFGMIQGKEELLADMRAGTLVFRAYEITSSSWSLKPDIAVVTGTLRAEAERAGKPVPSQDFRFTRIFVKREGVWLEWLFHNTIIAAPRK; this is encoded by the coding sequence ATGCCTCATCGCTGGTCTCCTCGCCAAAGCCTGCTCTTGTGTCTCCTCGCGGCGGGATGTGCTGCTGCGCCTCCTCCCGCCTCCGCGCCGTGCCCGGAGCCGCCGCCCGCGCTCGGGCATTCCTTGCCCACGGAGGCCGAGCTCTCCGCGGAGCACGAGCGGCTCGTGAAGGCATATCGCACCAATGACGTGCCTGCGCTGGAGCGGTCGCTCGCCCCGGATCACGTGCACAACAACGTATTCGGGATGATCCAGGGCAAGGAGGAGCTGCTCGCCGACATGCGCGCGGGCACCCTGGTCTTCCGCGCGTACGAAATCACGTCGTCGAGCTGGTCCTTGAAGCCGGACATCGCCGTGGTCACGGGCACGCTGCGCGCGGAGGCGGAGCGCGCCGGAAAACCCGTCCCGAGCCAGGACTTCCGATTCACACGAATCTTCGTGAAGCGTGAGGGCGTGTGGCTGGAATGGCTCTTTCACAACACGATCATCGCAGCGCCGCGGAAATGA
- a CDS encoding acyl-CoA thioesterase — protein MSSPAAPLSPRNVSDSITTMTEYVLPTHANALGNVFGGQILAWIDLCAAICAQRHAGRLAVTAEFDDVSFEAPIKVGQVVLLRARVTAAFRTSVEILVDVEGEDAPSGKRWRCARAFVTFVAMQEVEGALRPAPVPPLACETEEDRTLASAANDRRNERLARRKRAL, from the coding sequence ATGTCCTCCCCTGCTGCGCCGCTCTCGCCACGCAACGTCAGCGACTCGATCACCACGATGACCGAGTACGTGCTCCCGACCCACGCGAATGCGCTCGGGAACGTCTTTGGCGGGCAGATCCTCGCGTGGATCGACCTCTGCGCGGCGATCTGCGCGCAGCGTCACGCCGGCCGGCTCGCGGTGACCGCGGAGTTCGACGACGTCTCGTTCGAGGCGCCCATCAAGGTCGGTCAGGTCGTGCTGCTGCGCGCGCGGGTGACGGCCGCGTTCCGCACGTCGGTGGAGATCCTCGTCGACGTCGAGGGCGAGGACGCGCCGTCGGGCAAGCGCTGGCGGTGTGCGCGTGCGTTCGTGACCTTCGTGGCGATGCAGGAGGTCGAGGGAGCGCTCAGGCCTGCGCCCGTCCCGCCGCTCGCCTGCGAGACCGAGGAGGATCGGACGCTCGCGTCGGCGGCGAATGACCGAAGGAATGAGCGCCTCGCGCGGCGGAAACGCGCTCTCTGA
- a CDS encoding transglycosylase SLT domain-containing protein, translating into MLSRRVVIGLLGLGALSLGACARPVPLQGENTSSAEAGASASASAQASTSAAPAAVPAATTTSTAAPAAAGARWADAVRLERWDEAEAELDALPEAERQRPEMKYVRGRVALERGDFPRVVELLTGLDKELPLLADDILRRRAEAAVEAGPFAEAAAFFGKSRTPADLGRAALALEKDGQLAPARAILDRALALAAKSRKKTDDAPLRATRARIAEAQGSLPLAIADLRWLAVEAAGLPEGEAAVASLGRLKQSLAPKDQLARALGLIRSGHADQAIPVLDELEKKKALPLLDVLHARAEAKLKARDYPGAEKAFRLLSTLPGPRKVEAMYLAATALARSGQVDEAIKRWLDLSSKYKKNSWAERALYQAARHLLLRGRYDEAAPLYTRYLALFPKGMYREDAPYEQALAQLSAGQAKTAQKTLARLAKAAKKADEAQKLHELEGLAAFRAGHRDEAVRIWTDVARAFPLSFAALAARSRLAAAGAPLPPLIEPGAARPANPLDLELPDPARLLVSLGLDAEAEGRLVPFEREASARFAGREAEALCGMYGKLMHARRRYRVGVAHVGLPTLLRAPGEADRWAWECLYPRPYLDEVRKLEAEHEVPRGLVHSLMRQESAFDQEALSPVFAVGLLQLMPKTAEKAAAEVGMSFEPTRLKSPHVNLRLGSYYIGKLLKTFQKNPVLAVAAYNAGPKAVGNWTRPGVDAEADLWVARIPYDETRNYVARVLGNLARYQWMEGGDAAVQPLPLEMPGDVEVPADAY; encoded by the coding sequence ATGCTGTCGCGGCGGGTGGTGATCGGTCTGCTCGGGCTCGGGGCGCTCTCGCTCGGCGCCTGCGCGCGCCCGGTGCCGCTCCAGGGCGAGAACACGTCGAGCGCCGAGGCCGGGGCTTCGGCGTCCGCGTCGGCCCAGGCGTCCACCTCCGCCGCGCCCGCCGCCGTGCCCGCGGCGACGACCACCAGCACCGCCGCGCCGGCCGCGGCGGGCGCGCGCTGGGCCGACGCCGTGCGGCTCGAGCGGTGGGACGAGGCCGAGGCCGAGCTCGACGCGTTGCCCGAGGCCGAGCGGCAGCGGCCCGAGATGAAGTACGTGCGGGGCCGCGTGGCCCTCGAGCGTGGAGATTTCCCCCGCGTGGTCGAGCTCTTGACGGGCCTCGACAAGGAGCTGCCGCTGCTCGCGGACGACATCCTGCGCAGGCGCGCCGAGGCCGCGGTCGAGGCAGGCCCCTTCGCCGAAGCCGCGGCGTTTTTTGGCAAATCGCGCACGCCCGCCGACCTCGGGCGCGCCGCGCTGGCGCTGGAGAAGGACGGGCAGCTCGCCCCGGCGCGCGCGATCCTCGACCGCGCCCTCGCCCTCGCCGCGAAGTCCCGCAAGAAGACCGACGACGCCCCGCTGCGGGCCACCCGCGCCCGGATCGCCGAGGCCCAGGGCAGCTTGCCGCTCGCGATCGCCGACCTGCGCTGGCTCGCCGTCGAGGCCGCGGGCCTGCCCGAGGGGGAGGCCGCCGTGGCCTCGCTCGGGCGCCTGAAGCAATCCCTCGCGCCGAAGGATCAGCTCGCCCGCGCGCTCGGGCTCATCCGGAGCGGCCACGCCGACCAGGCGATTCCGGTCCTCGACGAGCTCGAAAAAAAGAAGGCGCTGCCGCTGCTCGACGTGCTGCACGCGCGCGCCGAGGCGAAGCTCAAGGCGCGTGATTATCCGGGGGCCGAGAAGGCCTTCCGCTTGCTCTCGACGCTGCCCGGCCCGCGCAAGGTCGAGGCGATGTACCTGGCGGCGACGGCGCTCGCCCGCAGCGGGCAGGTCGACGAGGCCATCAAGCGCTGGCTCGACCTCTCCTCGAAGTACAAGAAAAATAGCTGGGCCGAGCGCGCGCTTTATCAGGCCGCGCGCCATCTCCTGCTCCGCGGCCGTTACGACGAGGCGGCGCCGCTTTATACACGTTATCTCGCGCTCTTCCCGAAGGGCATGTACCGCGAGGACGCCCCGTACGAGCAAGCGCTCGCGCAGCTCTCGGCCGGGCAAGCGAAGACGGCGCAGAAGACCCTCGCGCGGCTCGCGAAGGCGGCGAAGAAGGCCGACGAGGCGCAGAAGCTCCACGAGCTCGAGGGCCTCGCCGCCTTCCGCGCCGGTCACCGCGACGAGGCCGTGCGGATCTGGACCGACGTCGCCCGCGCGTTCCCGCTCTCCTTCGCCGCCCTCGCGGCCCGCTCGCGCCTCGCGGCCGCAGGCGCGCCCTTGCCGCCCCTCATCGAGCCCGGCGCGGCGCGCCCCGCGAACCCGCTCGACCTCGAATTGCCGGATCCGGCGCGGCTCCTGGTCTCGCTCGGGCTCGACGCCGAGGCCGAGGGGCGGCTCGTGCCCTTCGAGCGCGAGGCGTCGGCGCGTTTCGCGGGCCGCGAGGCCGAGGCGCTCTGCGGCATGTACGGCAAGCTCATGCACGCGCGGCGCCGGTACCGGGTGGGCGTGGCGCACGTCGGGTTGCCGACGCTGCTGCGCGCCCCGGGCGAGGCCGATCGCTGGGCCTGGGAGTGCCTCTATCCGCGGCCTTATCTCGACGAGGTGCGGAAGCTCGAGGCCGAGCACGAGGTGCCGCGCGGGCTCGTGCATTCGTTGATGCGGCAGGAGAGCGCATTTGATCAGGAGGCGCTCTCGCCGGTGTTCGCCGTGGGCCTCCTGCAGCTCATGCCGAAGACGGCGGAGAAGGCCGCGGCCGAGGTCGGCATGAGCTTCGAGCCCACGCGGCTCAAGAGCCCCCACGTGAACCTGCGGCTCGGGTCGTATTACATCGGCAAGCTCTTGAAGACGTTCCAGAAGAACCCGGTCCTCGCGGTGGCCGCGTACAACGCGGGGCCGAAGGCGGTGGGGAACTGGACGCGGCCGGGCGTGGACGCGGAGGCGGACCTCTGGGTCGCGCGGATCCCGTACGACGAGACGCGTAACTACGTGGCGCGGGTGCTCGGGAACCTCGCGCGGTATCAATGGATGGAAGGCGGCGACGCGGCGGTGCAGCCGCTGCCGCTGGAGATGCCGGGCGACGTCGAGGTGCCGGCGGACGCGTATTGA
- a CDS encoding cupredoxin domain-containing protein: MRKIGLLLVVGVMLAAGAGCGDDTTGSGGTGGTAGTGGTGGTGGMGGFGGAGGTGGAGGMGGIGGAGGAGGMGGAGGMGGAGGGMGGMGGAGGGGSMAINDCTVDTAEDHTADASVTITTMAVSYAPACVRIKAGSSIIYNMNFTIHPLVGGTVEGVMKNEDASSPIQKTTSGNSATFMFPDKGTFGYYCDTHALTGMKGAVFVE; the protein is encoded by the coding sequence ATGCGAAAGATTGGTTTGCTTCTGGTCGTGGGCGTGATGCTCGCGGCGGGCGCGGGATGCGGCGACGACACGACGGGCAGCGGCGGCACGGGCGGGACGGCCGGCACGGGCGGGACCGGCGGGACCGGCGGGATGGGCGGCTTCGGCGGCGCCGGTGGGACGGGCGGCGCCGGCGGGATGGGCGGTATCGGCGGCGCCGGCGGAGCGGGCGGAATGGGTGGTGCCGGTGGAATGGGTGGCGCCGGTGGTGGGATGGGCGGCATGGGCGGCGCCGGCGGCGGCGGCTCGATGGCGATCAATGATTGCACCGTGGATACGGCCGAGGACCACACGGCCGACGCCTCCGTGACGATCACGACCATGGCCGTCAGCTACGCGCCGGCCTGCGTCCGCATCAAGGCGGGCTCGAGCATCATCTACAACATGAACTTCACGATCCACCCGCTCGTGGGCGGCACCGTGGAGGGGGTCATGAAAAACGAGGACGCGAGCTCGCCGATCCAGAAGACGACCTCCGGGAATAGCGCGACGTTCATGTTCCCGGACAAGGGTACGTTCGGGTATTACTGCGACACGCACGCGCTCACCGGGATGAAGGGGGCGGTCTTCGTCGAGTAG
- a CDS encoding histone deacetylase produces MIATNPASQILVVGDALFDDHRSRGYHPERPERLHAARAALDRCAHEGLRAEHVASRDATEEELARVHDEAYLANLASLAGHHASLDPDTYLAPSSVAAARRAAGAGVALVDALLDPSSQRPGEARSPGLALLRPPGHHATRSRGMGFCLLNNVAVAAASALAKGLNRVAILDWDVHHGNGTQDIFWTDPRVLYISLHQYPYYPGTGAVHEKGGGDAGGYTVNVPLSQGAGDRVYAEAFRQVVDPVLEAFAPELILVSAGFDAHQRDPLADMCVTDGGYAAMASLVARAAQRSAEGRLAFFLEGGYDLGALSSSLAATLLGAASAASTEPSSTGAAPASFRHAGEVTQARQTAAEHWRGI; encoded by the coding sequence ATGATCGCAACGAACCCCGCCTCGCAGATCCTCGTCGTCGGTGACGCGCTCTTCGACGACCACCGCTCGCGCGGCTACCACCCCGAGCGCCCCGAGCGCCTGCACGCAGCTCGCGCCGCGCTCGATCGTTGCGCCCATGAAGGCCTGCGCGCCGAGCACGTCGCGTCACGCGACGCGACCGAGGAGGAGCTCGCGCGCGTGCACGACGAGGCCTACCTCGCCAACCTCGCGAGCCTCGCCGGCCACCACGCCTCGCTCGATCCAGACACGTACCTCGCGCCCTCGTCGGTCGCCGCGGCGCGTCGCGCGGCAGGCGCAGGCGTCGCGCTCGTCGACGCGCTGCTCGACCCGTCGAGCCAGAGGCCCGGCGAGGCGCGCTCGCCCGGCCTCGCGCTCCTGCGCCCGCCGGGGCACCACGCGACGCGCAGCCGCGGCATGGGCTTCTGCCTGCTGAACAACGTCGCGGTGGCCGCCGCGAGCGCGCTCGCCAAGGGCCTCAACCGCGTGGCGATCCTCGACTGGGACGTGCACCACGGCAACGGCACGCAGGACATCTTCTGGACCGATCCCCGCGTGCTCTACATCTCGCTGCACCAGTATCCGTACTATCCAGGCACGGGCGCGGTGCACGAGAAGGGCGGCGGCGACGCGGGCGGCTACACGGTGAACGTGCCGCTCTCGCAAGGCGCGGGGGACCGGGTCTACGCCGAGGCGTTCCGGCAGGTCGTCGATCCGGTGCTCGAGGCGTTCGCGCCGGAGCTGATCCTGGTGTCGGCCGGCTTCGACGCGCACCAGCGCGACCCGCTCGCGGACATGTGCGTGACGGACGGGGGCTACGCCGCGATGGCGTCCCTCGTCGCGCGCGCGGCGCAGCGGAGCGCCGAGGGGCGGCTCGCGTTTTTCCTGGAGGGCGGCTACGACCTCGGGGCGCTCTCGAGCTCACTCGCGGCGACGTTGCTCGGCGCGGCGTCCGCGGCCTCGACCGAGCCGAGCTCGACCGGCGCAGCGCCGGCCTCGTTCCGACACGCGGGAGAGGTCACGCAGGCGCGGCAGACGGCGGCCGAACACTGGCGAGGGATCTGA
- a CDS encoding MXAN_5187 C-terminal domain-containing protein yields the protein MRAKIITVFTVVVLVVGVLAFALTRASLNPGSPRADAARALVAAEAVLRVQAVEVERWLVSQAADPKVREPFRAGTSQARSDAATGVANGIKSATGKAPAISGLAPSLVLLVDSRGTALGRDGSPFLRGDDLGGIYPALRQGLAEGRAGSDVWVTPARNEQMLVSWAPVRDENGQVLGGLVMGVALSDGLLGGVAAQTSGASLWLQVKTAEGVRVITRSKLDLGSVVDEQQLAAGALEALGSGKVVDVAALLPDFAVKVGPLGGYGDGRRAALVVVARANAPAATTLLFPFLGAIALGIVLVAVAGQVLGQSFTRPVEEMEEGLVAIMNGRTDLRLPVDHPELGGLAARVNSLLSQLLGVPDDETGAPPLAVDESLAQDAGAGGEGAALGAEDEAAYHKRIFDDYIRAKRSVGDPVDHITEDAFVARIVSSEKQMAQKHGKAVRYKVEVRGREVVLIAVPLS from the coding sequence ATGCGTGCAAAAATCATTACCGTTTTCACGGTGGTCGTGCTGGTGGTGGGGGTCCTCGCGTTTGCCTTGACCCGGGCCTCCTTGAATCCGGGCTCGCCGAGGGCCGACGCGGCCCGCGCGCTGGTCGCCGCCGAGGCGGTCCTCCGGGTCCAGGCCGTGGAGGTCGAGCGGTGGCTCGTCTCCCAGGCGGCGGATCCGAAGGTGCGTGAGCCCTTCCGCGCAGGCACGAGCCAGGCCAGGAGCGACGCGGCCACGGGTGTGGCGAACGGTATCAAGAGCGCGACGGGCAAGGCGCCCGCGATCTCCGGGCTCGCGCCTTCGCTCGTGCTCCTCGTCGATTCCAGGGGCACGGCGCTTGGCCGGGACGGCTCGCCGTTCTTGCGTGGGGACGACCTGGGCGGCATTTACCCGGCGCTCCGGCAGGGGCTCGCCGAGGGGCGGGCGGGCTCGGACGTGTGGGTGACGCCGGCGCGGAACGAGCAGATGCTCGTGTCCTGGGCGCCTGTGCGTGACGAGAACGGGCAGGTGCTCGGCGGGCTCGTGATGGGCGTGGCGCTGAGCGACGGCCTGCTCGGCGGGGTGGCGGCGCAGACGAGCGGGGCGTCGTTGTGGTTGCAGGTCAAGACCGCGGAGGGCGTACGCGTCATCACGCGGTCGAAGCTGGATCTCGGGTCGGTGGTGGACGAGCAGCAGCTCGCGGCGGGCGCGCTTGAGGCGCTTGGTTCGGGCAAGGTGGTCGACGTGGCGGCGCTCTTGCCTGATTTCGCCGTGAAGGTGGGACCGCTCGGCGGATATGGTGACGGGCGGCGGGCGGCGCTGGTCGTGGTGGCGCGGGCGAACGCGCCGGCGGCGACGACGTTATTGTTTCCGTTCCTCGGGGCGATCGCGCTTGGCATCGTGCTCGTGGCGGTCGCGGGGCAGGTCCTCGGGCAATCGTTCACGCGGCCCGTGGAGGAGATGGAGGAGGGGCTCGTCGCGATCATGAACGGGCGGACGGACCTGCGTTTGCCGGTGGACCACCCGGAGCTCGGCGGCCTCGCCGCGCGGGTGAACAGCCTCTTGAGCCAGCTCCTCGGCGTGCCGGACGACGAGACCGGGGCGCCGCCGCTCGCCGTGGACGAATCCCTCGCGCAAGACGCGGGCGCGGGGGGCGAAGGGGCGGCGCTCGGCGCGGAGGACGAGGCCGCCTATCACAAGCGGATCTTCGACGATTACATCCGCGCGAAGAGGAGCGTGGGGGATCCGGTGGATCACATCACGGAGGACGCGTTCGTCGCGCGAATCGTGTCGAGCGAGAAGCAGATGGCGCAGAAGCACGGAAAGGCCGTGCGGTACAAGGTCGAGGTGCGGGGCAGGGAGGTCGTCCTGATCGCGGTGCCGCTCTCCTGA